From the genome of Gemmatimonadaceae bacterium:
GCAGGCGCGCGCGCGGCAAGTGGGACGGCTCGTCGCGTTCAAGCTCGGCGGCACGGCCACACTGCCGCCGCCTCCCGGCCCCGCGCCGCCGCCGAACCCGCCGAACGAAGTGTTCGCGGACGACGTGGTCCGTGCGGGCGAGCTGTTGTACGCCGATTACTGCGGCCGTTGCCACGGAAACGCGACGCGCAGCATCAACGTCATTCCCGACTTGCGACGCTCGCCGGCGCTCACCAACAAGGAGCTGTGGCACTCGATCGTGATCGACGGCGCGCTCACGGACCTCGGAATGATCGGCTGGAACCACCTTATCGAGCCGACGCAAGCTGAGAGCATCCGCGCGTACGTCGGCCGCCAAGCGGTCGTGCTTCGCGACGAGCTCGCGGCCGCGCCTGCAATGCCTGCGGCGCCGACCGCTGAATGAGCAGTTGTAGTAGCTGCAGCTTGCTACTACGTTGCTACCAAAACGCATGACCGAATATCGGCGAAGGTGATTTGGGAATGAGCCGCGGGCCGTTAGTCGTCTTGCTCGCTGGCGCTCGATTTTGCTGGATCGACGCAATCGGCGCCTTTTAATCCATTGGTCGCTGGTTCGACTCCAGCGCCCACCAATTTCAAGTCTTCCGAAGCCACGCCCCGGACTCTTGATTTGTGCCCGGGAGGCCGTGATGCTCTGAGGGCCGGTTGCCGGCTTTCTTCGGTGCGATGGCACCTTTTGCTGATCACAACTTTGCGAGGGCACCATGATTAAGCGAGCTTTGGGCTGTGTCGTCATGATCGGGGGTCTCACGGCCGTTGCGGCGGTCCAGGCGCATCACTCCACCGCCGGCGTCTACGACCCGGCTAAAGAGGTGAAAGTCACGGGCGCGCTGGCCAAGCTGCAGTTCGTGAATCCGCACGGATCGATCGTGGTGACGGTGAAAAACACCGACGGTACGACCACGGACTGGACGTTCACGACCGGTTCGGCGACGGCGCTCGCCACCCAGGGGATCACCAAGGTCGGCCCGAACGCGCTCAAGATCGGCGAAGAGGTAACCGTGATGGGCACTCCGGCACGGAACGGGAGTCCTTTGGCAGGACTCAGGTCGCTGACGCGCGCGGATGGCACGGTCTTAGGCAACGCCGGCGGCAATTGAGTTAACCCGGGGGAATCACCATGAC
Proteins encoded in this window:
- a CDS encoding DUF6152 family protein, translating into MIKRALGCVVMIGGLTAVAAVQAHHSTAGVYDPAKEVKVTGALAKLQFVNPHGSIVVTVKNTDGTTTDWTFTTGSATALATQGITKVGPNALKIGEEVTVMGTPARNGSPLAGLRSLTRADGTVLGNAGGN